In the Streptomyces sp. cg36 genome, one interval contains:
- a CDS encoding CGNR zinc finger domain-containing protein yields the protein MLIPHDTRIALDVVVELVNTAPDGEEPDRLPDVEALYGFVRDHSISGVETLTARDLSGVLTVRGRFAGVFEAADARTAAGLVNEIVAEAGTTPQLTDHDGYDWHVHYFAPGASIADHLAADGGMALAFIVVAGEQERLRRCEAPDCGRAFVDLSRNRSRRYCDSRTCGNRLHVAAYRARRKEASG from the coding sequence GTGCTGATCCCTCACGACACCAGGATCGCCCTCGACGTGGTGGTGGAGCTGGTGAACACCGCGCCGGACGGCGAGGAGCCCGACCGGCTCCCCGACGTCGAGGCGCTGTACGGCTTCGTACGGGACCACTCCATCAGCGGGGTGGAGACCCTCACCGCGCGCGACCTGTCCGGCGTGCTGACCGTGCGCGGCCGTTTCGCGGGCGTCTTCGAGGCCGCCGACGCCCGGACGGCGGCGGGCCTGGTGAACGAGATCGTGGCGGAGGCGGGCACCACCCCGCAGCTCACCGACCACGACGGCTACGACTGGCACGTGCACTACTTCGCGCCGGGCGCCTCGATCGCGGACCACCTGGCGGCCGACGGCGGGATGGCGCTGGCGTTCATCGTGGTGGCGGGCGAGCAGGAGCGGCTGCGCCGGTGCGAGGCACCGGACTGCGGGCGGGCCTTCGTGGACCTGTCGCGCAACCGCTCCCGCCGCTACTGCGACAGCCGCACCTGCGGGAACCGGCTGCACGTGGCCGCGTACCGGGCACGGCGCAAGGAAGCGTCGGGCTGA
- a CDS encoding SsgA family sporulation/cell division regulator: protein MNTTVSCELHLRLVVSSESSLPVPAGLRYDTADPYAVHATFHTGAEETVEWVFARDLLAEGLHRPTGTGDVRVWPSRSHGQGVVCIALSSPEGEALLEAPARALESFLKRTDAAVPPGTEHRHFDLDTELSHILAEN, encoded by the coding sequence ATGAACACCACGGTCAGCTGCGAGCTGCACCTGCGCCTCGTTGTGTCGAGCGAATCCTCACTGCCTGTACCTGCGGGCCTGCGGTATGACACGGCCGATCCCTACGCCGTGCACGCCACCTTCCACACCGGAGCGGAGGAGACCGTCGAGTGGGTGTTCGCCCGCGACCTCCTCGCGGAGGGCCTGCACCGGCCCACCGGTACCGGAGACGTCAGAGTCTGGCCGTCGCGCAGTCACGGTCAGGGCGTCGTCTGCATCGCCCTCAGCTCCCCGGAAGGAGAGGCCCTGCTGGAGGCCCCTGCGCGGGCCCTGGAGTCGTTCCTCAAGCGGACCGACGCCGCCGTGCCGCCCGGCACCGAGCACCGTCACTTCGATCTGGACACGGAGCTCTCGCACATCCTGGCGGAGAACTGA
- a CDS encoding TIGR02611 family protein, with the protein MNTGSDEQGGAGQAALGSRAPAFIKASRPLHLSWQVGVFVVGLAVVVAGIIMLPLPGPGWLVIFGGMAIWATEFVWAQLVLRWTRRKVTEAAQRALDPKVRRRNIILTSVAVVVVAALAGAYLWKFGLVLPWKVGE; encoded by the coding sequence ATGAATACGGGGAGTGACGAGCAGGGCGGGGCGGGGCAGGCGGCGCTGGGGTCCCGGGCGCCCGCCTTCATCAAGGCGTCCAGGCCGCTGCACCTGAGCTGGCAGGTCGGCGTCTTCGTGGTCGGCCTCGCGGTCGTGGTCGCCGGGATCATCATGCTGCCGCTGCCGGGACCCGGCTGGCTGGTGATCTTCGGCGGCATGGCGATCTGGGCGACCGAGTTCGTCTGGGCCCAGCTGGTGCTGCGGTGGACCCGGCGCAAGGTGACGGAGGCCGCGCAGCGGGCCCTGGACCCCAAGGTGCGGCGCCGGAACATCATCCTGACCTCGGTCGCCGTCGTGGTCGTGGCCGCGCTCGCCGGGGCCTATCTGTGGAAGTTCGGACTGGTCCTGCCGTGGAAGGTCGGCGAGTGA
- a CDS encoding SRPBCC family protein has translation MDWSHYRFRSVWQVPAPPAEVFAVLERAEEYPRWWPQIREVVPTGEHGGTARFRSLLPYELVVTARERRRDRDAGVLEVAMSGDLEGWARWTLRPCAHGTRAVYEQEVDVRKPLLRRLAVPGRPVFRANHAVMMRAGRRGLTAVLKAV, from the coding sequence ATGGACTGGAGCCACTACCGCTTCCGCAGCGTCTGGCAGGTGCCCGCGCCGCCCGCCGAGGTGTTCGCCGTCCTGGAGCGCGCCGAGGAGTACCCGCGCTGGTGGCCCCAGATCCGCGAGGTCGTCCCCACCGGCGAGCACGGCGGAACCGCCCGCTTCCGTTCCCTGCTGCCGTACGAACTCGTCGTCACCGCCCGCGAGCGGCGGCGCGACCGGGACGCCGGGGTCCTCGAAGTGGCGATGAGCGGCGACCTGGAGGGCTGGGCGCGCTGGACGCTCCGCCCCTGCGCCCACGGCACCCGCGCCGTCTACGAGCAGGAGGTCGACGTGCGCAAGCCGCTGCTGCGGCGCCTCGCCGTCCCCGGGCGGCCCGTCTTCCGCGCCAACCACGCCGTGATGATGCGCGCCGGACGGCGGGGGCTGACGGCCGTCCTGAAGGCGGTTTGA
- a CDS encoding 3'-5' exonuclease, with the protein MTCWYEGPLAAFDTETTGVDVEHDRMVSAAVVVQDAPGARPRATRWLVNPGISVPEGATAVHGLTDEHLRLNGRWPAPVMEEVARALAEECAAGRPLVVMNAPFDLTLLDRELKRHRASSLARYLEGVPLRVLDPRVLDKHLDRYRKGRRTLTDLCAHYGVALDSAHDAAADALAALEVVRAVGRRFAARLERLTPAEIHTLQTGWHAAQARGLQAWFTRNGTPEAVDPAWPLRPELPAAA; encoded by the coding sequence ATGACGTGCTGGTACGAAGGGCCCCTGGCCGCTTTTGACACCGAGACGACCGGCGTGGACGTGGAGCACGACCGCATGGTGTCGGCCGCCGTGGTGGTGCAGGACGCGCCGGGTGCGCGGCCGAGGGCGACGCGCTGGCTGGTGAACCCGGGCATATCCGTGCCGGAGGGCGCGACGGCGGTGCACGGGCTCACCGATGAGCACCTCCGGCTGAACGGGCGGTGGCCCGCGCCGGTGATGGAGGAGGTGGCGCGGGCGCTGGCCGAGGAGTGCGCGGCGGGCCGGCCGCTGGTGGTGATGAACGCGCCGTTCGATCTGACCCTGCTCGACCGGGAGTTGAAGCGGCACCGCGCCTCGTCGCTGGCCCGCTATCTGGAGGGGGTGCCGCTGCGGGTGCTGGATCCCCGGGTGCTGGACAAGCACTTGGACCGCTACCGCAAGGGCCGCCGCACACTGACGGATCTGTGCGCGCACTACGGGGTGGCGCTGGACAGCGCGCACGACGCGGCGGCGGACGCCCTGGCGGCGCTGGAGGTCGTACGGGCGGTGGGGCGGCGGTTCGCCGCCCGCCTGGAACGGCTGACCCCGGCGGAGATCCACACGCTGCAGACGGGGTGGCACGCGGCCCAGGCGCGGGGCCTGCAGGCGTGGTTCACCCGGAACGGGACGCCGGAGGCGGTGGACCCGGCGTGGCCGCTGCGGCCGGAGCTGCCCGCCGCGGCGTGA
- a CDS encoding DUF4365 domain-containing protein: MALAQPEPGGLLPERIVPLRGSLATTACMETLQVGYLHAVAAAAGCSLSQPFPDNGIDWHVSHSAPGHTVDDEVTIKVQLKCTYQIPPHPPGAAFSFTLDNDHLVKLARTPVSVHKILVVMLVPRSRDEWLRAGHDRLALRHCCYWTNLAGHPVTGRRRTTVRIPTSRIFDDRALCEIMTRVGVGGRP, encoded by the coding sequence ATGGCGCTCGCGCAGCCCGAGCCGGGCGGGCTCCTGCCCGAGCGGATCGTCCCGCTGCGCGGCTCACTCGCCACCACCGCCTGCATGGAGACCCTCCAGGTGGGCTACCTCCACGCGGTCGCGGCCGCGGCCGGCTGCTCGCTCTCGCAGCCGTTTCCGGACAACGGGATCGACTGGCACGTGAGCCACAGCGCCCCCGGCCACACCGTCGACGACGAAGTCACCATCAAGGTGCAGCTCAAGTGCACGTACCAGATCCCCCCGCACCCCCCGGGCGCGGCCTTCTCCTTCACCCTCGACAACGACCACCTGGTGAAGCTGGCCCGCACCCCCGTCTCGGTGCACAAGATCCTGGTCGTGATGCTCGTCCCCCGGAGCCGGGACGAGTGGCTGCGCGCGGGCCACGACCGGCTCGCGCTGCGGCACTGCTGCTACTGGACCAACCTGGCCGGCCACCCGGTGACCGGCCGGCGCAGGACCACGGTGCGCATACCGACCTCACGGATCTTCGACGATCGCGCGCTCTGCGAGATCATGACCCGGGTCGGGGTGGGAGGGAGGCCCTGA
- the thrS gene encoding threonine--tRNA ligase — protein MSDVRVIIQRDSEREERVVTTGTTAAELFAGERTVVAARVAGELKDLAYEVGDGEEVEPVEISSEDGLNILRHSTAHVMAQAVQELFPEAKLGIGPPVRDGFYYDFDVEKPFTPDDLKAIEKKMQEIQKRGQRFARRVVSDEAAREELADEPYKLELIGIKGSASTDDGADVEVGGGELTIYDNLDAKTGELCWKDLCRGPHLPTTRNIPAFKLMRNAAAYWRGSEKNPMLQRIYGTAWPSKDELKAHLDFLAEAEKRDHRKLGSELDLFSIPEQIGSGLAVFHPKGGIIRRVMEDYSRRRHEEEGYEFVYTPHATKGKLFEQSGHLDWYADGMYPPMQLDEGVDYYLKPMNCPMHNLIFDARGRSYRELPLRLFEFGTVYRYEKSGVVHGLTRARGFTQDDAHIYCTKEQMAEELDTTLTFVLNLLRDYGLTDFYLELSTKDPEKFVGSDEIWEEATETLRKVAEKQGLELVADPGGAAFYGPKISVQCRDAIGRTWQMSTVQLDFNLPERFDLEYTGPDGSKQRPVMIHRALFGSIERFFAVLLEHYAGAMPPWLAPVQAVGIPIGDAHVEYLQEFAAEAKKKGLRVEVDASSDRMQKKIRNQQKQKVPFMVIVGDEDMAAGTVSFRYRDGSQENGIARDEALAKLLDVVERRVQV, from the coding sequence GTGTCAGACGTCCGTGTGATCATCCAACGCGATTCCGAGCGGGAAGAGCGCGTGGTGACGACGGGCACTACGGCCGCCGAGCTCTTCGCCGGAGAGCGCACCGTCGTCGCCGCCCGGGTCGCGGGCGAGCTGAAGGACCTCGCGTACGAGGTGGGGGACGGCGAGGAGGTCGAGCCCGTCGAGATCTCCTCCGAGGACGGCCTGAACATCCTGCGCCACTCGACCGCCCACGTCATGGCCCAGGCCGTGCAGGAGCTCTTCCCCGAGGCCAAGCTGGGCATCGGCCCGCCGGTCCGGGACGGCTTCTACTACGACTTCGACGTCGAGAAGCCCTTCACCCCCGATGACCTCAAGGCCATCGAGAAGAAGATGCAGGAGATCCAGAAGCGGGGCCAGCGCTTCGCGCGCCGCGTCGTCTCCGACGAGGCCGCCCGCGAGGAGCTCGCGGACGAGCCCTACAAGCTGGAGCTCATCGGCATCAAGGGCTCCGCGTCCACCGACGACGGCGCGGACGTCGAGGTGGGCGGCGGCGAGCTGACCATCTACGACAACCTGGACGCCAAGACCGGCGAGCTGTGCTGGAAGGACCTCTGCCGCGGTCCCCACCTGCCGACCACCCGCAACATCCCGGCGTTCAAGCTGATGCGCAACGCCGCCGCGTACTGGCGCGGCAGCGAGAAGAACCCGATGCTCCAGCGCATCTACGGCACCGCCTGGCCCTCCAAGGACGAGCTGAAGGCGCACCTCGACTTCCTGGCCGAGGCCGAGAAGCGCGACCACCGCAAGCTGGGCAGCGAGCTCGACCTGTTCTCCATCCCGGAGCAGATCGGCTCCGGCCTCGCCGTCTTCCACCCCAAGGGCGGCATCATCCGCCGGGTCATGGAGGACTACTCGCGCCGCCGGCACGAGGAGGAGGGCTACGAGTTCGTCTACACCCCGCACGCGACGAAGGGGAAGCTCTTCGAGCAGTCGGGCCACCTGGACTGGTACGCCGACGGCATGTACCCGCCCATGCAGCTCGACGAGGGCGTGGACTACTACCTCAAGCCCATGAACTGCCCGATGCACAACCTGATCTTCGACGCGCGCGGGCGCAGCTACCGCGAGCTGCCGCTGCGCCTCTTCGAGTTCGGCACGGTGTACCGGTACGAGAAGTCGGGCGTGGTGCACGGTCTGACCCGGGCCCGCGGCTTCACCCAGGACGACGCGCACATCTACTGCACCAAGGAGCAGATGGCGGAGGAGCTCGACACGACGCTCACCTTCGTCCTCAACCTGCTGCGCGACTACGGCCTCACCGACTTCTACCTGGAGCTCTCCACCAAGGACCCGGAGAAGTTCGTCGGCTCCGACGAGATCTGGGAGGAGGCCACCGAGACCCTGCGCAAGGTGGCCGAGAAGCAGGGCCTCGAACTGGTCGCGGACCCGGGCGGCGCGGCCTTCTACGGCCCGAAGATCTCGGTGCAGTGCCGGGACGCCATCGGCCGCACCTGGCAGATGTCGACCGTGCAGCTGGACTTCAACCTGCCGGAGCGCTTCGACCTGGAGTACACCGGCCCGGACGGCTCCAAGCAGCGCCCGGTCATGATCCACCGCGCGCTGTTCGGCTCCATCGAGCGGTTCTTCGCGGTGCTCCTGGAGCACTACGCGGGCGCCATGCCGCCGTGGCTGGCCCCCGTCCAGGCGGTCGGCATCCCGATCGGCGACGCCCACGTCGAGTACCTCCAGGAGTTCGCCGCCGAGGCGAAGAAGAAGGGCCTGCGGGTCGAGGTGGACGCGTCCTCGGACCGGATGCAGAAGAAGATCCGCAACCAGCAGAAGCAGAAGGTCCCGTTCATGGTCATCGTCGGTGACGAGGACATGGCCGCGGGCACGGTCTCCTTCCGCTACCGCGACGGTTCGCAGGAGAACGGCATCGCGCGCGACGAGGCGCTGGCCAAGCTCCTCGACGTGGTGGAGCGCCGCGTACAGGTCTGA
- a CDS encoding HIT domain-containing protein, protein MLPTMTSEPEQQIGVGVQDAFQRLWTPHRMAYIQGENKPTGPGAGDGCPFCSIPAKSDEDGLIVARGEHVYAVLNLYPYNGGHLMVVPYRHVADYTELDAAETVELGELTKQAMTALRTASGAHGFNIGMNQGTVAGAGIAAHLHQHIVPRWGGDTNFMPVVGHTKILPQLLGDTRKMLADAWPQPQG, encoded by the coding sequence ATGCTTCCCACCATGACGAGTGAGCCGGAACAGCAGATCGGGGTCGGTGTCCAGGACGCCTTCCAGCGCCTGTGGACGCCCCACCGGATGGCCTACATCCAGGGGGAGAACAAGCCGACCGGCCCGGGCGCCGGCGACGGCTGTCCCTTCTGCTCGATCCCGGCGAAATCGGACGAGGACGGGCTGATCGTGGCCCGTGGCGAGCACGTCTACGCGGTGCTCAACCTCTACCCGTACAACGGCGGCCACCTCATGGTGGTGCCCTACCGGCACGTCGCCGACTACACGGAGCTGGACGCGGCGGAGACCGTGGAGCTCGGCGAGCTCACCAAGCAGGCCATGACGGCGCTGCGGACGGCCTCCGGGGCGCACGGCTTCAACATCGGGATGAACCAGGGCACGGTGGCCGGGGCCGGCATCGCCGCCCATCTGCACCAGCACATCGTTCCGCGCTGGGGCGGCGACACCAACTTCATGCCGGTCGTGGGGCACACCAAGATCCTGCCCCAACTCCTCGGCGACACCCGCAAGATGCTCGCCGACGCCTGGCCGCAGCCGCAGGGCTAG
- a CDS encoding elongation factor G-like protein EF-G2 → MGDKASAHPGAAGRAATADHPSSVRNVVLVGHSGSGKTTLVEALALTAGAVNRAGRVEDGGTVSDYDEIEHRQQRSVQLSLVPVEWAGCKINILDTPGYADFVGELRAGLRAADAALFVVSASDGVDGATRMVWEECAAVGMPRAIVVTHLEAARADFAEMTRVCAEAFGGDDPDAVLPLYLPLHGPEGPDGHAPVTGLIGLLSRRVFDYASGERKEAEPGPEQLPLVEEARNRLIEGIIAESEDETLMDRYLGGEEIDVKTLIDDLERAVARGTFHPVLAAAPAAEGARQGIGTVELLELVTGGFPTPLERTAPDVTTPQGAQRPTPVCAPEGPLVAEVIKTSSDPYVGRVSLVRVFSGTLHPDETVHVSGHGTADRGEEGHALHEVDERIGALSSPFGKQQRTLGSCIAGDIACVAKLTRAETGDTLSGKDDPLLMAPWDMPDPLLPLAIQAHSKADEDKLSQGLSRLVAEDPTMRLEQNPHTHQLVLWCLGEAHKDVALERLRSRYGVQVDVVAHKVSLRETFGDTATGRGRHVKQSGGHGQYAICEIEVAPLPPGSGIEFVDKVVGGAVPRQFIPSVEKGVRAQAAKGVAAGYPLVDVRITLLDGKAHSVDSSDAAFQTAGALALREAAADARIHLLEPVAELQVLVPDDYVGPVMSDLSGRRGRVVGTEQAGPGRTLVRAEVPEIEIGRYAVDLRSVSHGTGRFDRSYARHEPMPPQVAEKVRESLEKAV, encoded by the coding sequence ATGGGCGACAAGGCGAGTGCACATCCCGGAGCCGCCGGCAGGGCAGCTACGGCCGACCACCCCTCATCCGTACGGAACGTGGTGCTGGTCGGCCACAGCGGATCCGGGAAGACGACCCTGGTGGAGGCGCTCGCGCTGACGGCGGGGGCCGTCAACCGCGCGGGCCGCGTCGAGGACGGCGGGACCGTCTCCGACTACGACGAGATCGAACACCGGCAGCAGCGCTCGGTGCAGCTGTCGCTGGTCCCCGTGGAGTGGGCCGGCTGCAAGATCAATATTCTGGACACCCCCGGATACGCCGACTTCGTCGGGGAACTCAGGGCCGGTCTGCGAGCGGCGGACGCGGCCCTCTTCGTCGTCTCGGCCTCGGACGGCGTGGACGGCGCGACCCGCATGGTCTGGGAGGAGTGCGCCGCGGTGGGCATGCCCCGGGCCATCGTCGTGACCCACCTGGAGGCGGCCCGCGCGGACTTCGCGGAGATGACCCGGGTGTGCGCCGAGGCGTTCGGCGGCGACGACCCCGACGCCGTGCTCCCCCTCTACCTGCCGCTGCACGGCCCCGAGGGACCGGACGGGCACGCGCCCGTGACCGGGCTGATCGGGCTGCTCTCGCGGCGGGTCTTCGACTACGCGTCCGGTGAGCGCAAGGAGGCCGAACCCGGCCCCGAGCAGCTCCCGCTCGTCGAGGAGGCCCGCAACCGGCTGATCGAGGGGATCATCGCCGAGAGCGAGGACGAGACCCTCATGGACCGCTATCTCGGCGGCGAGGAGATCGACGTCAAGACGCTGATCGACGATCTGGAGCGGGCGGTCGCCCGCGGCACCTTCCACCCGGTGCTCGCCGCCGCGCCCGCCGCCGAGGGGGCCCGCCAGGGCATCGGCACCGTCGAGCTCCTCGAACTGGTCACGGGCGGCTTCCCGACCCCCCTGGAGCGCACCGCGCCCGACGTCACCACCCCGCAGGGCGCCCAGCGCCCCACCCCGGTCTGCGCGCCCGAGGGTCCGCTGGTCGCCGAAGTGATCAAGACCTCGTCCGACCCGTACGTGGGCCGGGTCAGCCTGGTGCGCGTCTTCTCCGGCACCCTGCACCCCGACGAGACCGTCCACGTCTCCGGGCACGGGACGGCCGACCGGGGCGAGGAGGGCCACGCCCTGCACGAGGTGGACGAGCGCATCGGCGCGCTCTCCTCCCCCTTCGGCAAACAGCAGCGCACCCTGGGCTCCTGCATCGCGGGGGACATCGCGTGCGTGGCCAAACTGACCCGCGCCGAGACCGGGGACACCCTCTCCGGCAAGGACGACCCGCTGCTCATGGCGCCCTGGGACATGCCCGACCCGCTGCTCCCGCTCGCCATCCAGGCCCACAGCAAGGCCGACGAGGACAAACTCTCCCAGGGGCTCTCCCGGCTCGTCGCCGAGGACCCCACCATGCGCCTGGAGCAGAACCCGCACACCCACCAGCTGGTCCTGTGGTGCCTGGGCGAGGCCCACAAGGACGTCGCCCTGGAGCGGCTGCGCAGCCGCTACGGCGTCCAGGTCGACGTCGTCGCGCACAAGGTCTCCCTGCGCGAGACCTTCGGCGACACCGCCACCGGACGCGGGCGGCACGTCAAGCAGTCCGGCGGCCACGGCCAGTACGCCATCTGCGAGATCGAGGTGGCCCCGCTGCCGCCCGGCTCCGGCATCGAGTTCGTCGACAAGGTGGTCGGCGGCGCGGTGCCCCGCCAGTTCATCCCCTCGGTGGAGAAGGGCGTCCGCGCCCAGGCCGCCAAGGGCGTCGCCGCCGGATATCCGCTGGTCGACGTGCGCATCACGCTCCTGGACGGCAAGGCCCACTCGGTGGACTCCTCCGACGCCGCCTTCCAGACCGCCGGGGCGCTCGCCCTGCGCGAGGCCGCCGCCGACGCCCGCATCCACCTCCTGGAACCCGTCGCCGAACTCCAGGTGCTGGTCCCCGACGACTACGTGGGCCCGGTCATGAGCGACCTGTCCGGCCGCCGGGGCCGGGTCGTCGGCACCGAGCAGGCGGGCCCGGGGCGCACCCTCGTACGGGCCGAGGTGCCGGAGATCGAGATCGGGCGGTACGCGGTCGACCTGCGGTCCGTCTCGCACGGCACCGGACGCTTCGACCGCAGCTACGCCCGGCACGAGCCGATGCCGCCGCAGGTGGCGGAGAAGGTCCGGGAGTCGCTCGAAAAGGCCGTATAG
- the pgsA gene encoding phosphatidylinositol phosphate synthase — protein sequence MLNKYARAFFTRVLTPFAAFLLRRGVSPDAVTLLGTAGVMAGALVFFPRGEFFWGTIVITSFVFSDLVDGNMARQAGISSRWGAFLDSTLDRVADGAIFGGFALWYAGNGDNNVLCAVSIFCLASGQVVSYTKARGEAIGLPVAVNGLIERAERLVISLVAAGLAGLHKFGVPGIQVLLPIALWIVAVGSLITLVQRVVTVRREAAEADAAAAAGEAA from the coding sequence ATGCTGAACAAGTACGCGCGTGCATTCTTCACGCGTGTCCTCACGCCGTTCGCCGCGTTTCTGCTCCGCCGGGGGGTGAGCCCGGACGCCGTGACCCTGCTCGGCACGGCCGGAGTGATGGCGGGAGCGCTGGTCTTCTTCCCCCGCGGGGAGTTCTTCTGGGGCACCATCGTCATCACCTCGTTCGTCTTCTCCGACCTGGTCGACGGCAACATGGCCCGGCAGGCGGGGATCTCCAGCCGCTGGGGCGCGTTCCTGGACTCGACGCTGGACCGGGTCGCGGACGGCGCGATCTTCGGCGGCTTCGCCCTCTGGTACGCGGGCAACGGCGACAACAACGTGCTGTGCGCGGTCTCGATCTTCTGCCTGGCCAGCGGCCAGGTGGTCTCGTACACCAAGGCGCGCGGCGAGGCGATCGGCCTCCCGGTCGCCGTCAACGGACTGATCGAGCGGGCCGAGCGCCTGGTGATCTCGCTGGTCGCGGCCGGTCTCGCCGGGCTGCACAAGTTCGGTGTGCCGGGGATCCAGGTCCTGCTGCCGATCGCGCTGTGGATCGTCGCGGTGGGCAGTCTGATCACGCTGGTCCAGCGGGTGGTGACGGTGCGCCGCGAGGCCGCGGAGGCCGACGCCGCCGCCGCGGCCGGCGAGGCCGCCTGA
- a CDS encoding phosphatidylinositol mannoside acyltransferase, whose product MGDRLTDSLYGLGWATVKKLPEPVATGLGRRIADTVWKRRGKSVLRLESNLARVVPDASPQRLAELSRAGMRSYMRYWMESFRLPAWSKDRMRTGFAPRDVHYLVDGLASGRGVVLALPHMGNYDLAGAWVTTKLETPFTTVAERLKPETLYDRFVAYRESLGMEVLPHTGGSAFGTLARRLRAGGLVCLVADRDLSASGVEVKFFGEAARMPAGPAMLAQQTGALLLPVTLWYDGSPVMQGRVHPPIEVPETGTRAEKTSVMTQALADAFATGIAEHPEDWHMLQRLWLADLEERRA is encoded by the coding sequence ATGGGCGACCGGCTGACGGACTCGCTCTACGGGCTCGGCTGGGCCACCGTGAAGAAGCTCCCCGAGCCGGTGGCCACGGGCCTGGGCCGGCGGATCGCCGACACGGTGTGGAAGCGGCGCGGCAAGAGCGTGCTGCGCCTGGAGTCCAACCTCGCGCGCGTGGTGCCCGACGCCTCCCCGCAGCGCCTGGCCGAGCTGTCCCGGGCCGGGATGCGCTCCTACATGCGGTACTGGATGGAGTCCTTCCGCCTGCCGGCCTGGAGCAAGGACCGGATGCGGACCGGGTTCGCCCCCAGGGACGTCCACTACCTGGTCGACGGCCTCGCCTCCGGCCGGGGCGTGGTCCTGGCCCTGCCGCACATGGGCAACTACGACCTGGCGGGCGCCTGGGTCACCACCAAGCTGGAGACCCCGTTCACCACGGTGGCCGAGCGGCTCAAGCCCGAGACGCTGTACGACCGGTTCGTGGCCTACCGCGAGAGCCTGGGCATGGAGGTGCTGCCGCACACCGGCGGCTCCGCCTTCGGCACCCTGGCCCGGCGGCTGCGGGCGGGCGGCCTGGTCTGTCTGGTGGCCGACCGCGACCTGTCCGCCTCGGGCGTCGAGGTGAAGTTCTTCGGCGAGGCGGCGCGGATGCCCGCCGGTCCTGCCATGCTGGCCCAGCAGACGGGCGCGCTGCTGCTGCCCGTCACGCTCTGGTACGACGGGTCGCCCGTCATGCAGGGCCGGGTGCACCCGCCGATCGAGGTGCCCGAGACGGGCACGCGCGCGGAGAAGACGTCCGTGATGACCCAGGCGCTGGCCGACGCCTTCGCCACCGGAATCGCCGAACACCCGGAGGACTGGCACATGCTGCAGCGACTGTGGCTCGCCGACCTTGAGGAGCGCCGGGCGTGA
- a CDS encoding glycosyltransferase family 4 protein, producing MRIGIVCPYSWDVPGGVQFHIRDLAEHLIRRGHEVSVLAPADDETPLPPYVVSAGRAVPVPYNGSVARLNFGFLSAARVRRWLHEGTFDVIHIHEPASPSLGLLSCWAAQGPIVATFHTSNPRSRAMIAAYPILQPALEKISARIAVSEYARRTLVEHLGGDAVVIPNGVDVDFFAKAEPRPEWQGGTLGFIGRIDEPRKGLPVLMKALPRILAERPRTRLLVAGRGDEQEAVASLPAELRSRVEFLGMVSDEDKARFLSSVDVYVAPNTGGESFGIILVEALSAGAAVLASDLDAFAQVLDQGSAGELFANEDADALATAALTLLADPTRRAELSARGSAHVRRFDWSTVGADILAVYETVTDGAASVAADERPGLRARFGLARD from the coding sequence GTGAGGATCGGCATCGTCTGCCCGTACTCCTGGGACGTCCCCGGCGGCGTCCAGTTCCACATCAGGGACCTGGCCGAGCACCTGATCCGGCGCGGCCACGAGGTCTCCGTGCTCGCCCCCGCCGACGACGAGACGCCGCTGCCGCCGTACGTGGTCTCGGCGGGCCGGGCGGTCCCGGTGCCGTACAACGGCTCGGTGGCCCGGCTGAACTTCGGGTTCCTGTCGGCGGCCCGGGTGCGGCGGTGGCTGCACGAGGGCACCTTCGACGTGATCCACATCCATGAGCCCGCCTCGCCGTCGCTGGGCCTGCTGAGCTGCTGGGCGGCGCAGGGGCCCATCGTGGCCACCTTCCACACCTCCAACCCCCGCTCGCGCGCGATGATCGCGGCCTATCCGATCCTCCAGCCCGCCCTGGAGAAGATCAGCGCCCGGATCGCGGTCAGCGAGTACGCGCGGCGCACCCTGGTCGAGCACCTCGGCGGCGACGCGGTCGTCATCCCCAACGGCGTCGACGTCGACTTCTTCGCCAAGGCCGAGCCGCGCCCCGAGTGGCAGGGCGGCACGCTCGGCTTCATCGGCCGCATCGACGAGCCGCGCAAGGGCCTGCCGGTCCTGATGAAGGCGCTCCCGCGGATCCTCGCCGAGCGCCCGCGGACCCGGCTGCTGGTCGCGGGCCGGGGCGACGAGCAGGAGGCGGTGGCCTCCCTGCCCGCCGAGCTGCGCTCGCGCGTGGAGTTCCTCGGCATGGTGAGCGACGAGGACAAGGCGCGCTTCCTGAGCAGCGTCGACGTGTACGTGGCGCCCAACACGGGCGGCGAGAGCTTCGGCATCATCCTGGTCGAGGCGCTCTCCGCCGGGGCGGCGGTGCTGGCCAGCGACCTGGACGCGTTCGCACAGGTCCTGGACCAGGGCAGCGCGGGCGAACTCTTCGCCAACGAGGACGCGGACGCACTCGCGACGGCGGCCCTCACCCTCCTCGCCGACCCGACCCGCCGAGCCGAACTGAGCGCCAGGGGCTCCGCCCACGTACGCCGCTTCGACTGGTCCACGGTCGGCGCGGACATCCTGGCGGTGTACGAGACGGTGACGGACGGAGCGGCATCGGTGGCCGCGGACGAACGGCCGGGGCTGCGGGCGCGGTTCGGGTTGGCGCGGGATTGA